A single region of the Gemmatimonadaceae bacterium genome encodes:
- a CDS encoding DUF2279 domain-containing protein → MVSAGEIRGWRLFLLVVSFIAFGGASSARAQTPPPDTTATADTTAAKPDSIHQADSAVPVAVPPSTCGRNKAEVQARRVAAGAVFVGGNALLYRYFKRAWWSGTKADRFFFRSDWDEDFRDQDKFGHMHGGYHLARIGNAVLRDACMSRSHALWWSAAYATVFQLQIEIWDGRFDKYGFSYPDLLANTLGMAWAVAQQKKPPLRAVKPTISYARTAAMRNARNIPGELRPSLDYSGQTYWVSADINAMLPDDAKPYWPGFLRVSAGHSITDWIDAKTGANMRAKRRILLTIDFDPEKLPGDNPIWKTFKRNLSYIHLPSPALQLTPDLELLKWYR, encoded by the coding sequence TTGGTATCTGCTGGAGAGATACGAGGCTGGAGGCTTTTCCTGCTCGTCGTGAGCTTCATCGCGTTTGGCGGCGCGTCGTCCGCGCGCGCGCAAACCCCGCCACCGGATACGACTGCGACAGCAGACACGACCGCGGCGAAACCGGACTCGATTCATCAGGCTGACTCCGCCGTGCCGGTTGCTGTTCCCCCTTCCACATGCGGGCGGAACAAGGCTGAAGTGCAGGCGCGCAGAGTGGCCGCGGGCGCAGTTTTCGTCGGCGGGAATGCCCTGCTCTACCGCTATTTCAAGCGCGCGTGGTGGTCAGGCACGAAGGCAGACCGCTTTTTTTTTCGCTCGGACTGGGATGAGGATTTCCGCGACCAGGACAAGTTCGGACACATGCACGGCGGTTACCATCTCGCGCGGATCGGAAATGCGGTTCTGCGTGACGCATGTATGTCGCGATCCCATGCACTGTGGTGGAGCGCGGCGTACGCCACAGTGTTCCAGCTGCAGATCGAGATATGGGACGGCAGGTTCGACAAGTATGGATTCTCATACCCCGATCTACTCGCCAACACGCTGGGAATGGCGTGGGCAGTCGCGCAGCAGAAGAAACCGCCCCTTCGTGCCGTAAAGCCCACGATCTCGTACGCGAGGACAGCAGCCATGCGTAACGCGAGAAACATCCCCGGCGAGCTTCGCCCTTCGCTCGACTACTCAGGACAGACCTACTGGGTCTCGGCGGACATCAACGCGATGCTCCCGGACGACGCAAAGCCGTACTGGCCTGGTTTTCTGCGAGTTTCAGCCGGCCATTCCATTACTGACTGGATCGACGCGAAGACGGGGGCGAACATGCGCGCAAAGCGAAGAATCCTCTTGACGATCGATTTCGATCCCGAGAAGCTTCCGGGCGATAACCCAATCTGGAAAACCTTCAAGCGGAACCTCAGCTACATCCACCTGCCCTCGCCAGCGCTGCAGCTGACCCCGGACCTCGAGCTGCTCAAGTGGTATCGCTGA
- a CDS encoding PfkB family carbohydrate kinase: protein MIETITRERLVALLNAAAGKRIAVIGDAMLDVYLRGDVDRISPEAPVPVVRVTERKLALGGAANVAQNITAIGAACDMVCAIGEDAAGVLVRQMLHEVGARTRTVVRVSRQTTTKTRVLARSQQLVRYDEEDDADFTGADMDSLLSSALSAVDAADAVVLEDYNKGLLVPSLITPVISHARSRGIPVVVDPKYRNFFCYAGATIFKPNLRELESALGAEFKLDQAEALPATFDRLGVEHLLLTLGEKGMALLSADGEIGRIPTTAREVYDVVGAGDTVTAYLATMLAAGGTPAEAAVIANFAAGVEIGKLGAATVQTDEVIAAYDHFSESVTSGASSPLH from the coding sequence ATGATCGAGACAATTACACGCGAGCGGCTGGTCGCGCTCCTCAACGCCGCCGCGGGCAAGCGCATCGCCGTTATCGGCGACGCGATGCTTGACGTTTATCTGCGCGGCGACGTCGACCGCATCTCTCCCGAAGCCCCCGTTCCCGTTGTCAGAGTTACGGAGAGAAAACTCGCTCTCGGGGGTGCCGCTAACGTCGCTCAGAACATCACAGCGATCGGAGCCGCGTGTGACATGGTATGCGCCATCGGTGAGGACGCCGCTGGGGTGCTCGTGCGACAGATGCTTCACGAGGTCGGTGCCAGAACACGGACCGTAGTGCGCGTCAGTCGACAGACTACAACGAAGACGAGAGTGCTGGCGCGATCGCAGCAGCTCGTCCGCTACGACGAGGAGGACGACGCGGATTTCACCGGTGCGGACATGGATAGTCTCCTGTCCTCCGCCTTGAGCGCCGTCGACGCGGCGGATGCCGTCGTGCTCGAGGACTACAACAAGGGTCTGCTCGTTCCGTCGCTGATCACTCCCGTAATAAGCCACGCCAGGAGCCGCGGCATTCCGGTGGTAGTCGATCCAAAGTACAGGAACTTTTTCTGTTACGCCGGAGCGACGATTTTCAAGCCGAATCTCCGGGAGCTCGAGTCCGCGCTTGGCGCAGAATTCAAGCTCGATCAAGCCGAAGCTCTGCCCGCGACTTTCGACCGCCTCGGTGTCGAACACCTTCTTCTCACGCTCGGCGAGAAGGGAATGGCCCTGCTTTCCGCGGACGGTGAGATCGGCCGAATCCCCACGACGGCACGAGAGGTGTATGACGTCGTTGGCGCGGGGGATACAGTGACGGCCTATCTCGCAACAATGCTTGCAGCGGGTGGAACGCCGGCCGAGGCGGCGGTGATCGCGAACTTTGCCGCGGGAGTCGAGATTGGAAAGCTTGGCGCGGCGACGGTCCAGACCGACGAGGTGATTGCGGCGTACGATCACTTCAGCGAGAGCGTGACATCGGGCGCCTCATCTCCACTCCACTAG
- a CDS encoding ABC transporter permease yields MGWLQRRPDATLASFHASQLLDRFNNALKRQVLSLQEYFVLAGKSIGFIFARPFYRGDLVQQMDAIGVGSLGIVLLTGFFTGMVLALQTSVQLRTFGATMYIGRLVAGSMIRELGPVLAGLMVAGRVGSGIAAQLGSMRVTEQIDALNTLGTDPIKKLVTPRVLAALIMVPTLTVINDLAGILGGNVIAELYLGIPTSMYWRTVWEQIASGGFMLTYVPHDFIHGLAKPLVFGGIIATVGCHFGLKTTGGTEGVGIATTRTVVTASILILVVDYFITQLLLAVLGT; encoded by the coding sequence TTGGGGTGGCTCCAGCGCCGCCCCGATGCGACGCTCGCTTCCTTCCACGCCTCCCAATTGCTCGATCGCTTCAACAACGCACTGAAGCGCCAGGTGCTTTCCCTCCAGGAATATTTCGTTCTGGCAGGGAAGTCGATCGGATTCATCTTCGCCCGGCCGTTCTATCGCGGCGATCTCGTTCAGCAGATGGATGCCATTGGCGTGGGCTCGCTCGGAATCGTGCTTCTCACCGGTTTTTTCACCGGGATGGTGCTCGCGCTGCAGACGTCCGTCCAGCTCAGGACCTTCGGCGCTACGATGTACATCGGGCGTCTCGTGGCCGGCTCGATGATAAGAGAGCTCGGCCCGGTACTGGCCGGATTGATGGTTGCGGGACGCGTTGGATCTGGAATCGCCGCGCAGCTGGGATCGATGCGCGTCACCGAGCAGATAGATGCACTCAACACGCTCGGCACGGATCCGATCAAGAAGCTGGTCACGCCGCGCGTGCTCGCGGCGCTCATCATGGTGCCGACGCTTACGGTGATCAACGATCTCGCCGGCATTCTCGGCGGCAATGTCATCGCCGAGCTCTACCTCGGAATTCCGACGTCGATGTACTGGCGCACAGTCTGGGAGCAGATTGCGTCGGGCGGGTTCATGCTGACGTACGTGCCCCATGATTTCATCCATGGCCTCGCGAAGCCGTTGGTGTTCGGAGGCATCATAGCTACGGTCGGATGCCACTTCGGTCTCAAGACAACAGGCGGAACCGAGGGAGTCGGGATTGCCACTACCAGAACTGTGGTCACCGCGAGCATTCTGATTCTCGTGGTGGACTATTTCATAACGCAGCTGCTGCTGGCGGTTCTCGGTACATGA
- a CDS encoding ATP-binding cassette domain-containing protein: MSDDEEPKAEPAAENGAVNPAAEQTPAESRAFEKDRLQPPIGKRQDKQEERGERRAPRPDEAAIPDAEQGDAPIRRGGDDTRVRRAIRSELDLDRGPEPPEPASTMEYSAMNIVALDHVYLSFDQPILEDVSFTAKAGETVAVLGESGTGKSTILKLLLRLLVPDRGRVFLDGEEITQLPFDRALRVRQKMGMVFQGAALFDSMTVYENVAYPLREHTALSEQEIEARVREKLDFVDLDPDKVLDQMPSELSGGMKKRVGIARGMANNAKIMLYDEPTSGLDPLTTGTITNLILKLQRELRVTGVVVTHDVRSAFRMASKIAVLANRKIHFFGTPEEMSGSDDPYLRDFLGGF, from the coding sequence ATGAGCGACGACGAAGAGCCCAAGGCTGAGCCCGCCGCGGAAAACGGCGCGGTAAATCCGGCGGCCGAGCAGACTCCGGCCGAGAGCCGGGCATTTGAGAAGGATCGTCTCCAGCCGCCGATAGGCAAGCGCCAGGATAAGCAGGAGGAGCGCGGGGAGCGGCGGGCGCCGCGGCCGGACGAGGCCGCCATCCCCGACGCCGAGCAGGGCGATGCGCCTATACGCCGGGGCGGAGACGACACGCGCGTTCGCCGTGCGATTCGATCGGAGCTCGATCTCGATCGCGGTCCGGAGCCGCCCGAGCCTGCGAGCACGATGGAGTACAGCGCGATGAACATCGTCGCGCTCGACCACGTGTACCTCTCTTTCGATCAGCCTATACTCGAGGATGTTTCGTTTACCGCAAAGGCCGGCGAGACGGTGGCGGTCCTGGGTGAGTCCGGGACGGGTAAATCGACGATCCTCAAGCTCCTGCTCAGGTTGCTCGTTCCCGACCGCGGTCGCGTCTTCCTCGATGGAGAGGAGATCACACAGCTCCCCTTCGACCGTGCGTTGAGAGTGCGCCAGAAAATGGGGATGGTGTTCCAGGGCGCCGCGCTCTTCGACTCGATGACCGTTTATGAGAACGTCGCTTATCCTCTTCGTGAGCACACCGCACTGTCGGAGCAGGAAATCGAAGCGCGCGTGCGCGAGAAGCTCGACTTCGTGGATCTCGACCCCGACAAGGTTCTGGATCAGATGCCGTCGGAGCTCTCCGGAGGAATGAAGAAAAGAGTCGGCATCGCGCGCGGCATGGCAAACAACGCGAAGATCATGCTGTACGACGAGCCTACGTCAGGCCTCGACCCGCTGACGACGGGAACCATCACGAACCTGATTCTGAAGCTGCAGCGGGAGCTCAGGGTGACGGGCGTCGTGGTCACGCACGATGTTCGATCGGCGTTCAGGATGGCCAGCAAGATTGCTGTTCTGGCCAATAGAAAGATTCATTTCTTCGGGACCCCTGAAGAGATGTCGGGAAGTGATGACCCGTATCTTCGCGATTTCCTTGGCGGTTTTTGA
- a CDS encoding MlaD family protein has translation MKRSTFITWDQLKVGAMIAVALGIMVVAIIKLGQQANLFASHYELVTFVPSTAGLREGGQVTIAGQLAGSVKSIEFLPVDLDTTRNLKIIIQLDQNDSAQVRRDSRATLRTLGLIGDKVFDISPGTPRYATLKAGDTISLANALDYEAVLRQAAGALDRVVSLTGTIQSLVNGVSRGEGTLGALVTSRTLYDELNSTLVSTNRVMVSLQNPRGTIGRLLNDPALYANLNRVLVSADTIVAQLGSSQGTVGKLLRDDQLYTRLVSTVSALDTLVGTMSRGDGTMTKLFTDKELYDRLLLTVTELNTVLVDVRRDPRRYTKGLISVF, from the coding sequence ATGAAACGCTCGACATTCATAACCTGGGACCAGCTGAAGGTCGGCGCGATGATCGCCGTCGCCCTCGGGATAATGGTCGTTGCCATCATCAAGCTGGGCCAGCAGGCGAATCTGTTCGCCAGCCACTACGAGCTCGTTACGTTCGTGCCGAGCACCGCCGGGCTGCGTGAGGGAGGTCAGGTTACAATAGCCGGCCAGCTCGCCGGCTCGGTCAAGTCGATTGAGTTCCTTCCGGTGGACCTCGACACCACACGGAATCTCAAGATCATCATCCAGCTCGACCAGAACGACTCGGCGCAGGTGAGGCGCGACTCCAGAGCGACGCTTCGGACGCTCGGACTGATTGGCGACAAGGTGTTCGACATAAGCCCGGGAACGCCGCGCTACGCGACGCTCAAGGCCGGCGATACGATCTCCCTCGCAAACGCGCTCGATTACGAGGCTGTGTTGCGGCAGGCAGCCGGGGCACTCGACAGAGTCGTCTCTCTGACCGGCACCATCCAGTCGCTGGTCAATGGCGTGTCGCGCGGCGAAGGGACGCTTGGCGCGCTCGTCACAAGCCGCACACTTTACGACGAGCTGAACTCCACGCTGGTCAGCACCAACCGCGTGATGGTTAGCCTCCAGAACCCGCGCGGCACAATCGGTCGTCTGCTGAACGATCCCGCGCTGTACGCAAATCTGAATCGTGTGCTCGTTTCCGCCGACACGATCGTCGCCCAGCTCGGCTCGAGCCAGGGCACCGTTGGAAAGCTGTTGAGGGATGACCAGCTCTACACGCGTCTCGTTTCTACCGTCTCGGCGCTCGATACGCTCGTTGGAACAATGTCGCGCGGAGACGGCACGATGACGAAACTGTTCACTGACAAGGAGCTCTACGACCGCCTTCTGTTGACGGTGACTGAGCTGAATACCGTTCTTGTCGATGTGCGTCGAGACCCGAGACGGTACACAAAAGGATTGATCTCGGTATTTTGA
- a CDS encoding asparaginase has protein sequence MRSHELDVVVTRGNAVESYHRVHAAVVADGDKLLAEAGDARMLTYWRSAAKPFQVMPFLASGGFDTLGWGDEELAIASGSHGGEPEHVALIEKMLAEIGLEEGDLACGPQEPLTSRGAKILREAGSRTKRTHNNCSGKHTAMLAYARQSGWPIEGYERIEHSVQQSILNHVALWADMRPSELDLAVDGCGAVVFGLPLDRMARAYARLGSAARRGEEIPSRIVNAMVTHPFLVGGTDRFDTVLMEETDGRIVSKVGAEGVHSAVVPERGLGIALKVEDGNSRAQYPALVRLLQELDELPERLPPRLAEFLRKPVRNSRGEVVGVISVGGGAGTRFAAPALASI, from the coding sequence ATGCGAAGCCACGAGCTGGATGTCGTTGTCACGCGCGGAAACGCGGTAGAGTCGTATCACCGCGTGCACGCCGCGGTCGTCGCGGATGGCGACAAGCTTCTCGCCGAGGCCGGTGATGCGCGGATGCTCACCTACTGGCGCTCGGCGGCCAAGCCTTTCCAGGTCATGCCGTTCCTTGCAAGCGGCGGGTTCGATACGCTCGGCTGGGGCGACGAGGAGCTCGCGATTGCGTCCGGCTCTCACGGCGGCGAGCCCGAGCATGTCGCGCTCATCGAGAAGATGCTGGCGGAGATCGGGCTCGAGGAGGGTGACCTGGCGTGCGGGCCACAGGAGCCTCTGACCTCGCGCGGCGCGAAGATTCTCCGCGAGGCCGGCAGCCGAACTAAGCGAACGCACAACAACTGCTCGGGGAAGCACACGGCGATGCTGGCCTACGCCCGGCAGAGCGGCTGGCCGATCGAGGGCTACGAGCGCATCGAGCATTCGGTACAGCAGTCGATCCTGAACCACGTTGCGCTCTGGGCTGACATGCGGCCTTCAGAGCTGGACCTCGCCGTTGACGGCTGCGGCGCGGTGGTCTTCGGACTTCCGCTGGATCGGATGGCGCGCGCGTACGCGCGGCTCGGATCCGCTGCACGGCGCGGCGAGGAGATACCGTCGCGAATCGTCAACGCCATGGTCACGCATCCCTTTCTCGTTGGCGGCACCGACAGGTTCGACACCGTCCTGATGGAAGAAACCGACGGCAGAATTGTCTCCAAGGTCGGTGCGGAGGGAGTTCACTCCGCGGTGGTGCCTGAACGCGGGTTGGGAATCGCCCTCAAGGTCGAGGACGGCAACAGCCGGGCGCAGTATCCTGCCCTCGTGCGCCTGCTCCAGGAGCTCGACGAGCTGCCGGAGAGGCTGCCGCCTCGTCTGGCTGAATTTCTCCGAAAGCCTGTCCGCAACAGTCGAGGCGAAGTGGTCGGCGTCATCTCTGTCGGAGGAGGCGCGGGGACGCGCTTCGCGGCGCCGGCCCTCGCGTCAATCTGA
- a CDS encoding carboxymuconolactone decarboxylase family protein, with amino-acid sequence MPSAAAGSSMISFLDRETCALVRLAAAIAGSDEATTRRVIDEIAGSVSPQAADEVILQSYLFAGFPRALNAARMWRGASGVRAPLADESASARHAEEWERNGEATCGIVYGASYELLRRNVRELHPALDAWMITDGYGKVLSRPALDLKRRELCVVAACAAAGQQRQLHSHLHGAINSGASPKEVSATLEALSDLVGPREIKQYQALLARVVASRSAQSSPDTG; translated from the coding sequence ATGCCGTCGGCGGCCGCCGGCAGCTCCATGATTTCGTTTCTCGATCGGGAGACGTGCGCGCTCGTGAGACTCGCGGCCGCAATCGCCGGCTCGGACGAGGCAACCACAAGGCGCGTGATCGACGAGATTGCGGGCTCGGTAAGTCCGCAGGCCGCCGACGAGGTAATTCTGCAGTCATACTTGTTCGCGGGGTTTCCACGCGCACTCAACGCGGCGCGCATGTGGCGCGGGGCATCGGGCGTCCGGGCGCCGCTGGCTGACGAAAGTGCCTCGGCCCGGCATGCCGAGGAATGGGAAAGAAACGGGGAGGCAACTTGCGGGATTGTGTACGGTGCATCGTACGAGCTGCTCAGACGCAATGTCCGGGAGCTTCATCCGGCGCTGGACGCTTGGATGATCACGGACGGCTACGGCAAGGTGCTGTCTCGTCCGGCGCTCGACCTCAAACGGCGCGAGCTGTGTGTCGTCGCTGCGTGCGCGGCCGCAGGACAGCAACGACAGCTGCATTCACACCTGCACGGCGCCATCAACAGCGGCGCATCTCCGAAGGAAGTCTCGGCGACGCTCGAGGCGCTAAGCGATCTGGTTGGTCCGAGGGAGATCAAGCAATACCAGGCTCTGCTGGCGCGGGTTGTCGCGAGCCGGTCTGCACAATCGTCGCCGGATACGGGATGA
- the obgE gene encoding GTPase ObgE yields the protein MFVDRVVVTVEAGTGGSGCTSFRREFRAPMGGPDGGDGGRGGDVIVRGDGNLATLLDYTYRDRWVADRGEHGMGSNKTGRAGGDIVLPVPPGTIVRDAATGEIVAEILADGQEEIVAKGGRGGKGNTFFATATHQAPREWQPGEEGEVRRLELELKLIADVGLVGQPNAGKSTLLSVISAATPKIGDYPFTTLSPNLGVVQLSDHRTFVVADIPGIIEGAHEGKGLGLHFLRHIERTRLLAFLIPIDAMDWQEEYDQLRRELDAYSPELMQRPHCVVFTKLDLLGEDYLPAIRTDDAFGVFAVSAPGRQGLDGLLAAWWSELQWLRNKASDSAATAELP from the coding sequence ATGTTCGTTGATCGAGTTGTCGTGACCGTCGAAGCCGGAACCGGTGGCTCGGGCTGCACCTCTTTCCGCCGGGAGTTTCGCGCCCCGATGGGCGGGCCCGACGGCGGTGACGGCGGACGCGGCGGCGACGTGATTGTCAGAGGCGACGGTAATCTCGCCACCCTGCTCGACTATACCTATCGCGATCGCTGGGTGGCGGACCGTGGCGAGCACGGCATGGGCTCGAACAAAACCGGTCGCGCCGGCGGGGACATAGTGCTTCCCGTTCCACCGGGAACGATCGTGCGCGATGCCGCGACCGGGGAAATCGTCGCGGAGATTCTGGCCGATGGTCAGGAGGAGATAGTTGCAAAGGGCGGCCGCGGCGGGAAAGGAAACACTTTCTTTGCTACCGCCACGCATCAGGCGCCGCGCGAATGGCAGCCGGGTGAGGAGGGCGAAGTCCGGAGGCTCGAGCTCGAGCTCAAGCTCATCGCAGACGTCGGGCTCGTGGGTCAACCCAACGCGGGCAAGTCCACACTGCTCTCCGTGATCTCGGCGGCGACCCCTAAAATCGGCGACTACCCCTTCACCACGCTCAGCCCAAACCTCGGTGTCGTTCAGCTGAGCGATCATCGCACATTCGTGGTGGCCGACATTCCCGGCATCATCGAAGGAGCTCATGAGGGGAAGGGCCTCGGGCTGCACTTTCTTCGTCATATCGAAAGGACTCGCCTGCTGGCGTTCCTCATTCCGATCGACGCAATGGACTGGCAGGAAGAGTACGACCAGCTTCGGCGCGAGCTCGATGCATACTCGCCGGAGCTCATGCAGCGCCCCCACTGCGTGGTTTTCACGAAGCTCGATCTGCTCGGAGAGGACTATCTCCCCGCGATTCGAACCGACGATGCGTTTGGCGTGTTCGCGGTCAGTGCGCCGGGCCGCCAGGGACTGGACGGGCTGCTCGCGGCTTGGTGGTCCGAGCTGCAGTGGCTGAGAAACAAGGCGAGCGACTCGGCTGCAACAGCTGAATTACCATAG
- the dprA gene encoding DNA-processing protein DprA — protein MPVIHVAPALWKRGDNDYPTALEDLEYPPRQLHALGDARMLEGPSVSVVGTRRPTAYGLRITRAIAGELARGGACIVSGMARGIDAAAHRAALEVDGRTVAVMGTGIDVPYPAGHRALHDLLATRGLVVSEYGTGATAHRGTFPRRNRIIAALAPLTIVIEAGHRSGALNTARQAVDLGRVVAAVPGPIDSPESCGTNELIRDGAMPIVSVGDALALAGVSPPPKKRDAELTETESRVWGALSGGGLDADALAARSRLPARECLAAVTSLELLGMVECLLTGEIRRR, from the coding sequence ATGCCAGTTATTCACGTCGCGCCGGCACTCTGGAAGCGTGGAGACAACGATTATCCGACCGCTCTCGAGGACCTCGAATACCCGCCCCGCCAGCTGCACGCACTTGGCGACGCGAGAATGCTCGAGGGACCGTCGGTATCGGTTGTCGGAACTCGACGGCCCACTGCTTATGGCCTGAGGATTACGCGCGCGATTGCCGGCGAGCTCGCGCGGGGGGGCGCATGCATCGTCAGCGGAATGGCGCGCGGCATCGATGCAGCCGCGCATCGCGCCGCGCTCGAGGTAGACGGCCGAACCGTCGCCGTGATGGGAACAGGAATCGACGTGCCGTATCCGGCTGGACACCGCGCACTGCATGACCTCCTCGCCACGCGCGGGCTTGTCGTTTCCGAGTACGGTACTGGCGCGACCGCGCATAGGGGGACCTTCCCCCGGAGGAACAGGATCATCGCCGCGCTCGCGCCCCTGACTATAGTGATCGAGGCAGGCCACAGGAGTGGCGCCCTCAACACCGCGCGTCAGGCAGTTGATCTCGGCCGCGTTGTCGCCGCGGTCCCAGGCCCGATCGATTCCCCCGAGAGCTGCGGCACGAATGAGCTGATCAGAGACGGCGCGATGCCAATTGTGTCGGTCGGCGACGCTCTCGCTCTCGCTGGCGTGAGCCCGCCTCCGAAAAAGCGCGACGCTGAGCTGACAGAAACGGAGTCGCGTGTTTGGGGGGCACTCTCGGGCGGAGGGCTCGACGCTGACGCTCTCGCTGCGCGCTCGCGTCTGCCGGCCCGCGAATGTCTTGCCGCCGTCACTTCGCTCGAGCTTCTCGGGATGGTCGAATGCCTGCTTACAGGGGAAATACGGCGGAGATAG
- the hemW gene encoding radical SAM family heme chaperone HemW, producing MLPSHLYVHVPFCARRCSYCDFSIAVRRTVPVTDYLGGIQRELVVVTAPAGMKSSSWNLGTVYLGGGTPSSLGAEGVRRLLTSIEAFAQIAPGAEVTIEANPEDVTPEAADAWAAAGVNRLSLGAQTFDDEVLKWMHRTHDASRIGDAVRSARSAGIVNISLDLIFALPPEIPRAWTRDLDETLALSPQHVSLYGLTVEPATPLQRWVSAGRVSSASEDRYADEFLEAHQRMTSAGFVHYEVSNFAQPGRESRHNSAYWTGAPYMGIGPAAHSFDGERRRWNVKPYAQWLAALGRAESVVEGYELIDAESAKSERIYLGLRTQTGYLAGASDRAAAESWERAGWAVIDGDLVRLNAEGWLRLDRLAAGLTGL from the coding sequence GTGCTTCCATCACATCTCTACGTCCACGTTCCTTTCTGCGCACGTCGCTGCTCCTACTGCGATTTCTCGATCGCGGTGCGCCGCACCGTGCCGGTCACGGATTATCTAGGCGGAATTCAACGGGAGCTGGTGGTAGTCACCGCGCCAGCTGGCATGAAGTCTTCGTCCTGGAATCTTGGCACGGTCTATCTCGGAGGCGGAACTCCGTCGAGCCTCGGAGCCGAAGGTGTGCGCCGGCTTCTCACGTCGATTGAGGCGTTCGCGCAGATCGCGCCGGGCGCAGAAGTCACGATCGAGGCCAATCCGGAGGACGTGACACCAGAGGCCGCCGACGCATGGGCTGCGGCGGGAGTCAATCGTCTCTCGCTCGGCGCGCAGACCTTTGACGATGAAGTCCTGAAGTGGATGCATCGCACGCACGACGCCAGCAGGATCGGGGACGCGGTTCGATCCGCGCGTTCCGCGGGGATCGTGAACATTTCGCTCGACCTGATTTTTGCCCTGCCGCCCGAGATTCCGCGTGCGTGGACACGGGATCTCGACGAGACCCTGGCCTTGTCGCCGCAGCATGTTTCGCTCTACGGTCTGACGGTCGAGCCGGCAACGCCCCTGCAACGGTGGGTAAGCGCAGGGCGGGTTTCATCGGCCAGCGAGGACCGATACGCGGATGAGTTCCTCGAAGCGCACCAGCGAATGACAAGTGCAGGGTTTGTACACTACGAAGTCTCCAACTTCGCGCAACCGGGTCGAGAGTCGCGGCACAACTCCGCTTACTGGACTGGCGCACCATACATGGGAATTGGTCCGGCCGCCCACAGCTTCGACGGCGAGCGCCGGCGGTGGAACGTAAAGCCGTACGCGCAGTGGCTCGCTGCACTAGGCCGGGCAGAATCCGTCGTCGAAGGGTACGAGCTCATCGACGCGGAGAGCGCGAAATCGGAGCGCATTTATCTCGGGCTTCGTACCCAGACAGGTTACCTCGCCGGCGCTTCCGATCGCGCCGCCGCGGAGAGCTGGGAACGCGCCGGCTGGGCAGTGATCGACGGTGATCTCGTGCGTCTAAATGCCGAGGGTTGGTTGCGGCTGGACAGGCTGGCCGCCGGGTTGACAGGACTTTGA
- the hrcA gene encoding heat-inducible transcriptional repressor HrcA codes for MAYPELSERERRVLEAVIQSYVETAQPAGSHAIARRFGLGVSAATIRNTMSDLEFKGMLYHPHTSAGRVPTDVAYRVYVDSLIRLQPMKKREHDRLTAEIASGGSAVEAILRRAAQSLGVITQELGIALGPRLDNSVLERLDLVRLSAERILVALTLTGGAVRTIFVEAKGEVADAALAEVTAVLNERLAGSTLRQIRASLGARLRDSSPSDNAAELLNVFIEEGDQLFDVAMQRPEDVMLGHASVLAEQPEFASVNSMKKLVALTETREDLADLLRKRSDVGGITISIGSEHNDPRLENFTVVTAQYHAAGLSGVIGVIGPTRMPYEKVISLVTHTSKLITELLE; via the coding sequence ATGGCTTATCCCGAGCTGAGCGAGCGCGAGAGGCGGGTGCTCGAAGCCGTCATCCAGTCATATGTGGAGACCGCTCAGCCTGCCGGCTCGCATGCCATTGCCCGTCGCTTCGGCCTGGGCGTGTCGGCGGCGACGATTCGAAACACGATGAGCGACCTCGAGTTCAAGGGGATGCTGTATCATCCTCACACGTCGGCCGGTCGCGTCCCGACCGACGTCGCATACCGGGTGTACGTCGACTCGCTCATTCGGCTGCAGCCGATGAAGAAGCGGGAACACGACAGGCTCACCGCCGAGATTGCGTCGGGCGGATCCGCCGTCGAAGCGATACTCAGACGTGCGGCGCAGAGTCTCGGTGTGATCACTCAGGAGCTGGGCATCGCGCTGGGCCCGCGACTGGACAACAGCGTGCTCGAGCGTCTCGACCTCGTGCGTTTGTCGGCGGAGCGGATTCTCGTCGCTCTCACACTCACCGGCGGCGCGGTGAGAACGATTTTTGTCGAAGCAAAAGGCGAGGTTGCCGACGCCGCACTCGCGGAGGTAACCGCCGTTCTGAATGAGCGCCTCGCCGGATCGACGCTGCGTCAGATCAGAGCGAGCCTCGGGGCACGCCTTCGCGACAGCAGTCCAAGCGACAACGCGGCAGAGCTGTTGAATGTCTTCATCGAGGAAGGCGATCAGCTTTTCGATGTCGCGATGCAGCGGCCCGAAGATGTAATGCTTGGACACGCGTCGGTGCTCGCGGAGCAGCCGGAGTTCGCGAGCGTCAACAGCATGAAGAAGCTCGTCGCGCTGACCGAGACGCGGGAGGATCTCGCTGATCTTCTCAGAAAGCGCAGCGATGTAGGCGGGATAACGATCAGCATCGGATCCGAGCACAACGATCCCCGCCTCGAGAATTTCACCGTCGTGACGGCGCAGTACCACGCGGCCGGCTTGAGCGGCGTCATCGGCGTGATCGGACCGACTCGCATGCCTTACGAGAAGGTCATCTCGCTCGTTACACACACATCGAAGCTGATTACAGAGCTACTGGAGTAG